The genomic window AGGCACTGGGGCAATACTCAATTGAATAATATTAAGTGATGTAGATAACTCAAGTGGAGTTAAAACCTCCGGCTGAATCCCTTTAGCGGTTGGGATAGGTGGCTTGAGCATACCTGGAGCGCCGCTTCCTTGGGTAGCATGGCCCTGCACTCGGTCGGTTTGCGCGATTTCGAGGAAGTCCTTGAGTTCGCTCAAAGAGTAAGCCTGAACATAACTGAACACCTTCCCGGGGGGGGAACAATGCAAGAAACTGACACGTGGAGCGAGAAAATATGTGATGACGAGCAACTCATGATCGACGACGTGGTTATCGAGAAAATGTCCGATATTACAGCTAGAAGAAATCGTGTCGAAACGCTCATCGTGTCTTCTGAAAACCAAAAAACGACGGTTAACCCACAAATTTATAAGCGCGTGAGCAGAGACTACATGGCTCGACTGACTGCGATCAATAAAGAGCTTAATCCTGTTTCAAAAAAAGTTGAATCCCAGCTTCATGATATCAAGCGATTTGAAACAATAATTGGAAAATGTCTGAACTCCATTGAGGATGACCTTCAAGAACAGAAATTCCGATGTGACATCGGAGAATTTGACCAACCCGAGCACACACAACAGATCAAACACTTGTCGGAGTTACGTGACGTGCTCAATCGTCAAGCAAAGCTCGCGCAGTCAACCCTTGCGACTTGTAGCCAACACCTCGGTGCCTGGCCTGCCGATGAGAATATGGAAGATAAGAAACTTCGAAGGTCGGATCTGGTGCCAAAAGATCCGAGCCTAGACTGCACGAACCGGGATCAGCCGATGCCAGTCCTTGCTCCAAATGACTCGAAAAATCCGGAATCTAAATTAGCCGGTTCAACCGGGGATGAGCACCTCGTTCCCACATCCGGGGCTTTCTTGAAACTATCGGGGTTTAATGCCGTTCCCAAGGCCTATGAGATTGGTAAGAGGAACCTGACGATTGGCAAAAGTTCAAGCAACGACATAATCATACGAAGAGCCGGTATCTCTCGTAAGCATGCGCAAGTCACCTTCAAAGACGATGGCAACTATACAATCGAAGACCTATCCGGAAACGGCTTTAAGCTAAACGGAACCCCAACAAACCATGCGACCATCGTCCATGGCGACGTCGTTTCGCTGGCGAACGTGGACTTGGAGCTGGTGGTCAATTGAGATGATTCCAATACCCCCCCCGTGCTACCGGAGATATCGCCTGACTTAGTTCAGGTGATATCTCCGAGTAAAGGACTTCCCATCTTCCAGTCCCAGATCAAAAGTGGCCTGGATTTTGTCGGGCGAAGTGCAATCCCATTTTGCTACGGGTATCTGTCTTGAAGGCTGCACATAGGTTCGGCCCGATTTCCGAGGAATTTTGCCATCAGGGTATCTTTGGGAAAGTAATATTAATGTCTCTCCCAAAGACTCATCCACCGTTTCGACGGGAATATTATCAACAAACCCACCATCCAAAGCGGGACTGCCATCAATTGTCGCCAAAGGCGTAATCGGTGGCGTACTCGAGGATGCCATAATCAGGGAAACCAATTCGCCCACTTCGTTGCAACTTCGTGCATTTCGAATAGCCGGCTTGAATCCAACCCTTCGTAGAGCGTGAGCGTGCAGCGAGGGTGAAATCCTGCCTTTGAGACAGTAAATTGTATAACCAGCCACTAATCCATATTTTCGGCCAACATCTCCTGATAATTTTGTGACCAATACACGCAGTTCAGGGCCCTTGCGCAATCGCTCCAAATTCTCACCACCCAAACCGGTCGCCAGGGCATCGCGATATATTGTTTCATGTGGGAATGGATTTTTACGTCGAAGAGCGTCTCCCAGATAAAAATTACGCGGATTCCTTCCAACGCCTTCTTTGAAGGTTTCAAGGCCCCCCTGGACGTTATTCGCACTGATCAAGCACGCCATCGCGGCCCCCGCACTCACTGCACCCATCATCATGGGCTTTATGTTCATGTAAGCAGTTGCTCCTTGCCAAAACCCTGCCTGCCAAAAACATCGCGAACCGCCGCCAGCGAAAACTACGTTCTTAAACTCGGGACTTCTCTGTTTTCTCATCTTCATAACCAATCTAGGGTCACCGACTCGAACGAGACAAGGCAATCGTTGGCAGGTCTGGCGATCTCTTGAGTTACACATTTAGTCAAATGCTGTCAACATGAGTAACATGTGATTTGGTCAACAGTCAGCCCGATCTCATTAGAAATGAGCTAGTGCCATCGACTTTTTGGACATGTGAAAACTCATCTAGCATTCTATACTGGCTGACCCTAAGAGAGCGATTCTTCCGTATGTAAAGCTTGCCTCTTCCACGGCGGACACTGGACACCATTGCCTAACTACGATAGCGCTAGCGCATGACTATACGTGCTGGAAACAAGTATCGGCGTCCTGGCGCTGCCTTCTGGCCCACCTCACGACAACTAGTAGTCGGATTCATGTCGACAATCGGCGGGCAACTCACACCCGCAAGCACGCTGCTTACCGCGAGCCGTCTCTTTGGTTTTTCAGACAACCAGACACGCGTCGCACTAAGTCGCCTGGTCAATAAAGGCACATGCGAGCGGGTGGGAAATACAGGCTATCGACTTGCAAACCAGTCCCACCCAATTCAACAACTGGCGCTTTCATGGCGTGAGATTCCAACTC from Deltaproteobacteria bacterium includes these protein-coding regions:
- a CDS encoding FHA domain-containing protein; the protein is MQETDTWSEKICDDEQLMIDDVVIEKMSDITARRNRVETLIVSSENQKTTVNPQIYKRVSRDYMARLTAINKELNPVSKKVESQLHDIKRFETIIGKCLNSIEDDLQEQKFRCDIGEFDQPEHTQQIKHLSELRDVLNRQAKLAQSTLATCSQHLGAWPADENMEDKKLRRSDLVPKDPSLDCTNRDQPMPVLAPNDSKNPESKLAGSTGDEHLVPTSGAFLKLSGFNAVPKAYEIGKRNLTIGKSSSNDIIIRRAGISRKHAQVTFKDDGNYTIEDLSGNGFKLNGTPTNHATIVHGDVVSLANVDLELVVN
- a CDS encoding patatin-like phospholipase family protein, whose translation is MRKQRSPEFKNVVFAGGGSRCFWQAGFWQGATAYMNIKPMMMGAVSAGAAMACLISANNVQGGLETFKEGVGRNPRNFYLGDALRRKNPFPHETIYRDALATGLGGENLERLRKGPELRVLVTKLSGDVGRKYGLVAGYTIYCLKGRISPSLHAHALRRVGFKPAIRNARSCNEVGELVSLIMASSSTPPITPLATIDGSPALDGGFVDNIPVETVDESLGETLILLSQRYPDGKIPRKSGRTYVQPSRQIPVAKWDCTSPDKIQATFDLGLEDGKSFTRRYHLN